One Solea solea chromosome 5, fSolSol10.1, whole genome shotgun sequence genomic window carries:
- the ca7 gene encoding carbonic anhydrase 7: MPGNHWGYGKEDGPSVWHENFPVAQGTRQSPIDIVPQKAPHDPSLGPIFLHYDQCTSLKITNNGHSFVVEFEDMDNRSVIHGGPLENPYRLKQFHFHWGEKGCQGSEHTVAGNSYDSELHLVHWNAVKYKTFGEAAEAPDGLAVLGIFLDTGDDHRWLHMITDALYMVKFKGSCTDFKGFNPKCLLPSSLHYWTYLGSLTTPPLHESVIWIVLKEPIIVSDKQLGKFRLLQFSGEEEDQRTRMENNFRPPQPLKGRKVRSSN, from the exons ATGCCAGGGAATCACTGGGGATATGGAAAAGAGGACG GCCCTTCTGTGTGGCACGAGAACTTCCCCGTGGCTCAGGGGACGCGTCAGTCTCCCATAGACATCGTCCCTCAGAAGGCTCCACATGACCCCAGTCTGGGCCCCATCTTCCTCCACTACGACCAGTGCACGTCCCTCAAAATCACCAACAATGGACACTCTTTTGTCGTTGAGTTTGAAGACATGGACAATCGTTCAG TGATCCACGGCGGCCCTCTGGAGAATCCCTACAGACTCAAACAGTTTCACTTCCACTGGGGCGAAAAGGGTTGCCAAGGCTCCGAGCACACTGTGGCAGGAAACAGCTATGACTCTGAG TTGCATTTAGTTCACTGGAACGCAGTCAAGTACAAGACGTTTGGGGAGGCGGCAGAAGCCCCCGACGGCCTCGCTGTCCTCGGCATCTTTCTAGAC ACGGGCGACGACCACAGATGGCTCCACATGATCACAGACGCTCTGTACATGGTGAAGTTTAAG GGCAGCTGCACTGATTTCAAGGGTTTCAACCCCAAGTGCCTGCTACCCAGCAGCCTCCACTACTGGACCTACCTGGGATCACTGACCACTCCCCCGCTACATGAGAGCGTCATCTGGATTGTCCTGAAGGAGCCGATCATAGTGTCTGATAAACAG CTGGGCAAGTTTCGCCTGCTGCAGttcagtggagaggaagaggatcAGAGGACTCGCATGGAAAATAACTTCAGGCCTCCGCAGCCTCTCAAAGGACGGAAAGTGCGTTCCTCCAATTAA